From a single Papilio machaon chromosome 19, ilPapMach1.1, whole genome shotgun sequence genomic region:
- the LOC106721256 gene encoding gastric triacylglycerol lipase: protein MFSKTDVLLFYSFSLFYLLNANSAKLDIVRQFKILKGYPLDSQLNFTELATEYGYTAEEHVVTTEDGYILTIFRIVRGRNCQGPLRKPPVLLMHGLFMSSDLWMDSGPGAGLAYLISDECYDLWAGNVRGNYYSKRHTNLNPNTIEFWNFTVQEMGRYDVPAMIDYITNYTSSETINYVGYSQGGCIYLVMCSEQQSYCEKVEVAILIAPGSRLTYTKSIPFRVLTDIYEISAPFLIEIGIYQALPWGGIVQQLASFICKDNETADTTCRDVLDKLDSPHPDSIETETIRVLFGHFPAGTSIKSMLWYNQALNVDDFQKFDYGPVINAEVYNSTTPPSYNLSATTNPTVVISGRNDFLSVPPDNEWLVNQLPNVIEHVVVEDPLWNHFDVPWSKLTSKDILPKITDYLYRYSKPGRG from the coding sequence atgttttcgaaGACGGACGTGCTTCTTTTCTATTCCTTCTCTCTTTTCTACTTGTTAAATGCAAATTCCGCCAAATTGGATATTGtaagacaatttaaaatactaaaaggATATCCTTTGGATTCTCAACTAAATTTCACGGAATTGGCAACAGAATATGGATATACCGCCGAAGAACATGTGGTAACTACGGAAGATGGATACATCTTGACGATTTTTAGGATTGTTCGTGGCAGAAATTGTCAAGGACCATTAAGAAAGCCACCAGTTTTATTAATGCACGGTTTGTTCATGAGTTCAGATCTGTGGATGGATTCAGGGCCTGGCGCAGGACTGGCGTATCTCATTTCGGACGAATGTTACGACTTATGGGCGGGAAATGTGCGAGGaaattattatagtaaaagacatacaaatttaaatccGAATACGATTGAATTTTGGAATTTTACAGTTCAAGAAATGGGACGCTATGATGTACCAGCTATGATTGACTACATAACGAATTATACATCGAGCGAGACAATTAACTACGTCGGGTACTCCCAAGGTGGTTGCATATATTTAGTAATGTGCTCAGAACAGCAGAGCTACTGTGAAAAAGTTGAAGTTGCTATTTTAATAGCGCCCGGTTCAAGATTAACTTACACAAAGTCCATTCCTTTTAGAGTACTAACTGATATATATGAAATTAGTGCACCATTCTTAATCGAAATAGGTATTTATCAAGCATTACCATGGGGTGGTATCGTTCAACAGCTCGCTTCATTTATATGCAAGGACAATGAAACTGCAGACACAACGTGCAGAGATGTTTTAGATAAATTAGACTCTCCTCATCCGGATTCTATTGAAACGGAGACAATCAGAGTTCTCTTCGGACATTTTCCAGCTGGTACTTCGATCAAGAGTATGCTATGGTACAATCAAGCGCTCAATGTTGATGATTTTCAAAAGTTTGACTACGGACCAGTTATTAACGCGGAAGTCTACAATTCGACTACACCTCCCTCGTACAATCTTAGTGCAACAACAAATCCAACGGTTGTTATAAGTGGAAGAAATGATTTCTTATCTGTGCCTCCAGATAATGAATGGTTAGTGAATCAATTGCCGAATGTAATAGAGCATGTTGTTGTGGAAGATCCACTTTGGAATCATTTCGATGTGCCGTGGAGTAAATTGACGAGTAAAGATATTCTGCCAAAGATCACTGATTATTTGTATAGATATAGCAAACCAGGGCGtggataa